A portion of the Paenibacillus hamazuiensis genome contains these proteins:
- a CDS encoding MFS transporter — protein MLRLTILLFLVMFVIGTDTFLISPLIPTLQQLFHIPTESAGWMVGAYALGYALFALIAGPLSDGWDRKKVMLSGMVCFSVSTLLCGFATGFWSMFLFRFLAGVSAAFTAPQVWAAIPALFRAPKIAKVSGIVMAGVAASQAFGIPIGSLLASIHWSYSFFTIGTFALFVAIFIHYALPEMKPDQGQITKSPIFSRYIPLLKSPMARRAFFAHFLFQCGFFAAFSFIGKWVTDRFHLSIDQAGYVMFFLGLGNIVGSLCGAYVIKTLNRFNTLVAGFLVSIACFIVLPHLPSVAAFESVYFFIFVTMGIAFPLILGMLNSLNPTIRGTISSLASSVMYAATTFGSWIAGLIYASFNGFSAVGLFAAICFAGSLLLFKFSGILASDAKTKKEFAA, from the coding sequence CGAATCTGCCGGTTGGATGGTCGGAGCCTATGCTTTAGGGTATGCCCTATTCGCGCTGATTGCCGGACCGCTTTCCGATGGTTGGGATCGCAAAAAGGTCATGCTTTCCGGCATGGTATGCTTCTCGGTTTCAACCCTGTTGTGCGGCTTTGCCACAGGTTTTTGGTCGATGTTCTTATTCCGTTTTTTAGCCGGAGTCAGCGCGGCATTTACGGCTCCTCAAGTCTGGGCCGCGATCCCTGCCCTGTTCAGAGCGCCGAAGATCGCCAAAGTATCCGGAATCGTTATGGCCGGCGTGGCTGCTTCCCAAGCGTTCGGCATCCCTATTGGAAGTCTGCTTGCCTCCATCCATTGGTCTTATTCTTTTTTTACAATCGGAACATTCGCGTTATTTGTGGCAATATTCATCCACTATGCTTTGCCCGAAATGAAACCGGATCAAGGCCAAATAACCAAATCTCCTATTTTCAGCAGATACATCCCGCTATTGAAAAGTCCAATGGCAAGAAGAGCTTTCTTCGCTCATTTCTTGTTTCAATGCGGATTCTTTGCTGCCTTTTCTTTCATCGGAAAATGGGTGACGGATCGCTTTCACCTTTCAATCGATCAAGCGGGGTATGTGATGTTTTTTCTCGGTCTCGGGAATATAGTCGGGAGTCTCTGCGGTGCCTATGTGATCAAAACATTAAACCGTTTCAACACGTTGGTTGCGGGCTTTCTTGTCTCTATTGCATGTTTTATTGTTTTACCCCACTTGCCATCGGTTGCGGCTTTCGAAAGTGTTTACTTTTTCATATTCGTTACCATGGGAATCGCTTTTCCACTCATATTGGGAATGCTGAATTCATTAAATCCGACCATCCGCGGCACAATCTCCAGCTTGGCCAGTTCGGTCATGTACGCCGCGACAACGTTCGGTTCTTGGATCGCAGGCCTGATTTACGCATCTTTTAACGGTTTTTCCGCCGTTGGCTTGTTTGCGGCCATTTGCTTTGCCGGTTCGTTGTTATTGTTTAAATTCAGCGGTATTTTGGCCAGTGATGCGAAAACAAAGAAGGAGTTTGCAGCATAA
- a CDS encoding ISL3 family transposase has translation MDILNLSKFNILSICENEFEFLIQVVANSLPLTCPHCGCTANLYKHDSREQICMDLPIHGKRAGLLIKRMRYRCKDCNRTFWEHLNHTIDEKRNCTKRLLSYIEKQSLKRTFVSISEEVGLHEKTIRSIFRDYINRLEETHRFETPNWLGIDEIHMIKPRCVLTNIVERTLLDVLPNRNKESVVGYLSRLPNKGQIQYVTMNMWQPYKDAVRAVLPKALIIVDKFHVVRMANQALETIRKQLREGLSPKERRGLMHDRFILLKRHNELTEMDKITFDLWTNKYPSLSIAYNLKESFFDLWDSDSRQKAYLKYHDWKAEIPNELQMAFEPLTWAVDNWEEEIFAYFDHRVTNAYTESLNSLIRLVNRLGRGYSFEALRAKILFTKIKMPPRETEEPTLLGVDISTLIEILEKGVS, from the coding sequence ATGGATATTTTAAATCTTTCGAAATTCAACATCTTAAGTATTTGTGAGAATGAATTCGAATTTCTAATTCAAGTGGTGGCGAACTCTCTACCTTTGACTTGCCCTCATTGTGGATGTACAGCCAACCTTTACAAACACGATAGCAGGGAACAGATTTGTATGGACTTACCAATTCACGGCAAGCGTGCAGGGCTTCTTATAAAGCGTATGAGGTATCGCTGCAAAGACTGCAATCGAACCTTTTGGGAACATCTAAACCACACCATAGACGAAAAGCGAAATTGCACCAAACGTTTATTGTCTTATATAGAAAAGCAAAGCCTTAAACGCACGTTTGTCAGTATATCCGAGGAAGTTGGATTGCATGAAAAAACGATACGCAGCATCTTTCGTGATTACATCAACCGTCTTGAAGAAACTCATCGATTTGAAACACCTAATTGGCTTGGGATTGACGAAATACACATGATTAAGCCAAGATGCGTTTTAACCAATATTGTGGAACGTACTTTGTTAGACGTTTTGCCCAATCGTAACAAGGAATCCGTAGTAGGCTACCTCTCACGCCTTCCAAATAAAGGACAAATACAATACGTTACTATGAATATGTGGCAGCCATATAAGGACGCCGTGAGAGCTGTACTGCCAAAAGCTCTTATCATTGTCGATAAGTTTCACGTTGTCCGTATGGCAAACCAAGCGTTAGAAACCATCCGCAAACAGCTTAGAGAGGGGTTATCACCGAAGGAACGGCGTGGGCTCATGCACGACCGCTTTATTCTCTTGAAACGCCATAATGAGCTAACAGAGATGGATAAGATAACTTTTGACCTATGGACGAATAAATACCCTTCTCTCAGCATTGCATATAACTTGAAGGAATCATTTTTTGACTTATGGGATAGCGATAGCAGACAAAAGGCTTACCTCAAATACCACGATTGGAAGGCCGAGATTCCAAATGAACTCCAAATGGCTTTTGAGCCTCTTACATGGGCTGTGGACAACTGGGAAGAAGAAATATTCGCCTACTTCGACCACCGCGTTACGAACGCTTATACAGAGTCACTGAATAGCCTTATTCGTCTCGTAAACCGGTTGGGTAGGGGTTATTCATTCGAAGCTTTGCGAGCCAAAATTCTCTTTACAAAAATCAAAATGCCACCTCGTGAAACGGAAGAACCGACTCTGCTTGGCGTTGATATTTCCACTTTGATTGAGATATTGGAGAAGGGCGTTTCATAA
- a CDS encoding phospholipase D-like domain-containing protein, which translates to MTSIINVQSHIPCLASGSYPVRYGNSVHPLVDSAPTFRRICEAIENAQISVWLSITFMAPDFRMPDGRGTILDVLDRAAARGLDVRILFWRPNPESSGYGQAFAGSKEDHDMLAARGSRFRARWDRAFGYYCQHQKIWLIDAGHPSETAFIGGINPTFQTFEPGHIGENQRHDIYVEVAGPSATDVHHNFVQRWNEASERMEADGVWGHTGDDELPFPSQVSAPRGNTSVQIQRNVYKGRYSNSCPTPEGSPFDIVEGEHSVSEQYLQAIDAARRSIYIENQALPILEIASRLEDALKRGVDIVLLVPANPEDHVRAARRNPERKAFFDRIEALGRYEKFALVGIAGPDGQGGRSHIYVHAKVMLVDDVWMTIGSCNLHSNSFFGHTEMNAAIWDEEAVRAFRRQLLFEHLGHDTGHLDDRAALQLYRDIAYDNRQKAERGDYNWQGLAFSLEPSAYGA; encoded by the coding sequence GTGACTTCCATTATCAATGTGCAGTCACATATCCCTTGTCTTGCATCCGGATCGTATCCCGTAAGATACGGCAATTCCGTGCATCCGCTGGTTGACAGCGCTCCGACCTTTAGGCGCATTTGCGAGGCGATCGAAAACGCGCAGATTAGCGTTTGGCTCTCGATTACTTTCATGGCACCGGATTTCCGGATGCCGGACGGTCGCGGAACCATTCTGGATGTGCTGGACCGCGCGGCAGCGCGAGGGCTCGATGTTCGGATTCTCTTCTGGCGCCCCAACCCGGAGAGCAGCGGTTACGGCCAAGCTTTTGCAGGCTCCAAGGAAGACCATGATATGCTCGCCGCACGGGGATCGCGATTTCGCGCCCGTTGGGATCGGGCATTCGGTTATTATTGCCAGCATCAAAAAATTTGGCTGATCGATGCAGGCCATCCGTCCGAGACGGCCTTTATCGGAGGAATCAATCCGACCTTCCAAACCTTCGAACCCGGCCATATCGGGGAAAATCAGCGCCACGATATTTATGTCGAAGTAGCGGGGCCGTCCGCAACCGATGTGCACCACAATTTCGTGCAAAGGTGGAATGAGGCCAGCGAAAGGATGGAGGCCGACGGGGTATGGGGGCATACCGGCGACGACGAATTGCCCTTTCCGTCCCAAGTATCCGCTCCTCGAGGAAATACGTCGGTACAAATCCAAAGGAATGTCTATAAAGGCCGCTACAGCAATAGCTGCCCTACTCCCGAAGGCAGCCCGTTCGATATCGTTGAAGGCGAACATTCTGTTTCCGAGCAATACCTGCAGGCGATTGATGCGGCTCGCCGTTCCATCTACATCGAAAATCAGGCTCTCCCGATTCTGGAGATCGCTTCCAGACTGGAGGATGCGTTAAAGCGCGGCGTAGATATCGTATTGCTCGTTCCGGCCAATCCCGAGGATCATGTGCGGGCGGCCCGCAGAAACCCGGAACGCAAAGCGTTCTTCGATCGGATAGAAGCGCTCGGCCGGTATGAAAAATTCGCTTTGGTCGGAATTGCCGGTCCTGACGGACAAGGAGGACGCAGCCATATTTACGTGCATGCCAAAGTCATGCTGGTCGACGACGTGTGGATGACTATCGGGTCATGCAACCTGCACTCGAACTCGTTTTTCGGCCATACGGAAATGAATGCGGCGATATGGGATGAGGAAGCGGTGCGCGCATTTCGCAGGCAGCTTTTGTTCGAGCATCTCGGACACGATACCGGACATCTCGATGACCGCGCCGCCCTGCAGCTTTATCGGGATATTGCGTACGATAACCGCCAAAAAGCGGAGCGGGGCGACTACAACTGGCAAGGTCTTGCGTTTAGTCTGGAACCGTCAGCTTACGGCGCGTAA
- a CDS encoding MerR family transcriptional regulator — translation MFLKKSTFFTTGQLAKRTGLSLRTLRYYDQIGLLTPDKDQTGAVRRYGVDDLSRLQQIQTLKYVGLSLEEIRSILAAEMDSSGKIRDSLLAQLDVLRQKMLHTENVVKAIRRALEEGNALSEGGWNHLADIIQAVQTDQKWGEQYRSPSRLQSRMHLYDRFSTNPHGWYKWVFEQLGREPDVHLLELGCGDGALWQRNADRIPESWRITLTDLSEGMVEEARSRLKDLPQFKFLVADAQDIPFHDGQFDKVIAGNMLYHVQDIPKAIREIHRVIKKGGCFYTTTMSLRHLQEVEQLGISFDPEMEVLDRVIERFHLGNADELLSPFFREVEPFFYEDSLRITEAQALIDYMISTPMNARSRLQGAALDRFRTYVEQILEREGALLVTKENGMYKGRK, via the coding sequence ATGTTCTTGAAAAAAAGCACATTTTTTACGACAGGACAGCTGGCTAAGCGGACGGGATTATCTCTTCGAACCTTGCGGTATTATGACCAGATAGGACTGTTGACTCCGGACAAGGATCAAACGGGAGCTGTGAGAAGGTATGGAGTGGACGACCTAAGCCGGCTGCAGCAAATTCAAACGCTGAAGTACGTGGGGTTGTCATTGGAGGAGATCAGGAGCATTTTGGCGGCGGAGATGGACTCAAGCGGAAAGATTCGGGACTCGCTTCTCGCTCAGTTGGATGTGCTGCGGCAAAAGATGCTCCATACCGAAAATGTCGTGAAGGCGATCCGCAGGGCGTTAGAGGAAGGAAACGCGTTAAGCGAGGGGGGATGGAACCATCTGGCGGACATTATTCAGGCTGTACAGACGGACCAGAAGTGGGGGGAACAGTATCGGAGTCCGTCCCGGTTACAATCCCGAATGCACCTGTATGACCGTTTCAGCACCAATCCGCACGGATGGTACAAATGGGTGTTTGAGCAGCTTGGGCGGGAGCCGGACGTTCATTTGCTGGAGCTGGGCTGCGGGGACGGCGCCTTGTGGCAGCGCAACGCCGATCGCATTCCGGAGAGTTGGCGTATCACATTGACAGATCTGTCCGAAGGGATGGTGGAGGAGGCGCGGAGCCGGCTCAAAGATCTGCCCCAATTTAAATTTCTGGTAGCGGACGCGCAGGACATCCCCTTCCACGACGGGCAATTCGATAAGGTTATCGCGGGCAACATGCTCTATCATGTGCAGGATATCCCAAAAGCCATTCGGGAAATACATCGAGTTATAAAAAAAGGCGGCTGCTTCTACACCACGACGATGAGCTTGCGGCATCTGCAGGAGGTGGAGCAGCTCGGTATATCTTTTGACCCGGAGATGGAGGTCCTGGACCGCGTCATTGAGAGATTTCATTTGGGTAATGCGGATGAGCTGCTCTCGCCTTTCTTTCGCGAGGTTGAACCGTTCTTTTATGAGGACAGCCTAAGAATCACCGAAGCGCAAGCTCTGATTGACTACATGATCTCCACTCCTATGAATGCGCGGTCAAGACTGCAGGGAGCGGCACTGGACCGCTTTCGGACCTATGTTGAGCAGATTCTGGAGCGCGAAGGCGCTTTGCTCGTTACGAAAGAAAACGGAATGTATAAAGGGAGGAAATAA
- the nudK gene encoding GDP-mannose pyrophosphatase NudK produces the protein MMETRHARIRNVTEEVLSDNWYVLKKVTFEYRKDNGVWEKQTREVYDRGNGATILLYNRENQTVVLTRQFRMPTYKNQNPTGMLIETCAGLLDRETPEATIIRETEEETGYKLKKVQKVGEAYMSPGSVTEIVHFYVAEYDATMASGRGGGLDEEQENIEVLELPFRQALDMIRTGEIRDGKTILLLQYADLHGLFEREADITPPGQKPLHILVAGPYRSGTGDDPKRIEQNVRFMNEVALQIYEAGHMPVLGEWYALPLIATAGSTGIGDGTFNCIFHPSAVRLINHCDAVLRVGGPSTGADEMVKIGKEKGKQIFGRLEDIPKLH, from the coding sequence ATGATGGAAACTCGCCACGCCAGAATCCGAAATGTTACAGAGGAGGTTTTGTCGGACAATTGGTATGTTCTGAAAAAAGTCACCTTCGAGTACCGTAAAGATAACGGGGTATGGGAAAAGCAGACGCGCGAAGTGTACGATCGCGGCAACGGCGCGACCATCCTCCTCTATAACCGGGAGAATCAAACCGTTGTGCTGACCCGCCAATTTCGAATGCCGACCTACAAAAATCAAAATCCTACGGGTATGTTAATCGAAACATGCGCCGGGTTGCTGGACCGGGAAACGCCGGAAGCAACCATTATACGCGAGACGGAGGAAGAGACGGGCTACAAGCTCAAGAAGGTTCAAAAAGTCGGAGAAGCTTACATGTCGCCGGGTTCAGTTACGGAGATCGTACATTTTTACGTCGCAGAGTACGACGCAACGATGGCATCGGGAAGAGGGGGCGGTCTCGATGAGGAGCAGGAGAATATCGAAGTATTGGAATTGCCGTTCCGCCAGGCATTGGATATGATACGAACCGGCGAGATTCGGGACGGGAAGACGATCCTGCTTCTTCAATACGCTGATCTGCACGGGCTGTTTGAACGTGAGGCGGATATTACGCCGCCCGGACAAAAACCGCTGCATATTCTTGTTGCCGGACCGTACAGATCGGGAACCGGCGACGATCCGAAGAGAATCGAACAAAACGTCCGATTCATGAACGAGGTCGCCCTGCAGATCTATGAAGCCGGGCATATGCCGGTTTTAGGGGAATGGTACGCGCTGCCGCTGATCGCCACCGCGGGATCAACCGGTATCGGTGACGGGACATTCAATTGCATTTTTCACCCGTCCGCGGTGCGTCTGATCAACCACTGCGATGCCGTGCTGAGAGTAGGAGGTCCGTCGACGGGGGCGGATGAAATGGTAAAGATCGGGAAGGAGAAGGGGAAACAGATCTTCGGGAGGCTTGAGGACATTCCAAAGCTGCATTAG
- a CDS encoding aspartate/glutamate racemase family protein, protein MHQAKRQIALVHATMNSVQPIVEAFQEHAPHVKLLHFLDEGLISELNETGVVSESMVRRLVGLMERAEQSRAEGIMLTCSSFTPQVNGIKHLFSKPVLSADYSMLEHAVKLGKRIGVIATVQAAGPTTTGLIQEIAGREGADVHVETIVLTEAFDALQAGDPNKHDQLIGQRIHEMESRCDVIVLAQMSMARVLKQVPKGSVPVLTSPEISVKSMLSVLSCGD, encoded by the coding sequence ATGCATCAAGCCAAAAGGCAAATTGCGCTTGTCCACGCGACGATGAATTCCGTTCAACCAATTGTGGAAGCGTTTCAGGAGCATGCCCCGCATGTGAAATTGCTTCATTTTCTGGATGAAGGATTGATTTCAGAGCTCAACGAGACCGGTGTCGTTTCAGAGTCCATGGTCCGCAGGCTCGTCGGTTTGATGGAGCGTGCGGAACAGAGCCGGGCGGAGGGGATTATGCTGACATGCTCGTCGTTTACGCCGCAGGTTAACGGAATCAAACATCTTTTCTCCAAGCCGGTGCTGAGTGCGGATTACAGCATGCTGGAGCACGCGGTAAAGCTCGGGAAGCGAATCGGAGTCATTGCAACGGTTCAGGCGGCCGGACCGACGACGACGGGCCTTATCCAAGAGATAGCCGGGCGGGAAGGGGCTGACGTACATGTGGAGACGATCGTGCTCACGGAAGCTTTCGATGCGCTGCAGGCAGGTGATCCGAACAAGCATGATCAGCTCATAGGACAGCGAATACATGAAATGGAAAGCCGCTGCGATGTGATCGTACTGGCCCAAATGTCGATGGCTCGCGTGTTGAAGCAAGTTCCGAAGGGATCGGTACCTGTGCTGACCAGCCCGGAAATCAGCGTGAAGTCGATGCTTTCCGTCCTTTCTTGCGGCGATTAA
- a CDS encoding LacI family DNA-binding transcriptional regulator: MNAEKITIHDVAKKAGVSQPTVSKVLNKYPNVKPSTRQKVLDAIAELGFIPDEIARSMVTNKTNTIGLIVQDIANPFYAETAQLVIRHANMAGYEIVVLDAGHRDRNMEHALKTLVSKRVDGIIAASVTRDEPSVKRLAQTGFPIVLYNRKMDDAMTSYIEVDNELGVRMAMSHLMENGHRRIGYVSGPLKYSTFHERYRGYISSLRDSEFVYTSDWIYDGVFEYDAIYSYVQRVLGERDGPTSFVAASDQMAMAVMDAVVSMGLSVPRDISIIGFDNIGIAANPLINLTTVSQQKKKMAQLALEILLKQLGSDHRDKQPVQVTLEPELIIRGTTGPCLKANV, translated from the coding sequence ATGAATGCGGAAAAAATAACGATCCACGATGTCGCGAAAAAAGCGGGGGTTTCTCAACCGACCGTATCGAAGGTTCTCAACAAGTATCCGAACGTGAAACCGTCCACTCGTCAAAAAGTGCTCGATGCGATTGCGGAGCTCGGTTTTATTCCGGACGAAATAGCCCGCAGTATGGTGACGAACAAAACGAATACGATTGGACTTATCGTACAGGATATTGCCAATCCGTTTTATGCGGAAACGGCTCAGCTGGTAATACGCCACGCCAACATGGCCGGATACGAGATCGTTGTACTGGATGCGGGCCATAGGGATCGGAACATGGAGCATGCTTTAAAGACGCTCGTATCGAAGCGGGTAGACGGTATTATCGCCGCATCGGTTACCCGTGACGAACCAAGTGTGAAACGCCTTGCTCAAACCGGATTTCCTATCGTGCTCTATAACCGGAAAATGGATGACGCGATGACAAGTTATATTGAAGTCGATAATGAACTGGGCGTCCGCATGGCGATGAGTCATTTGATGGAAAACGGACACAGGCGGATCGGATACGTTTCCGGCCCGTTGAAATATTCCACCTTCCATGAACGGTATCGGGGGTATATTTCCAGTCTGCGAGATTCGGAGTTTGTGTATACGTCCGATTGGATTTATGACGGTGTTTTTGAATATGACGCTATATATTCGTATGTGCAGCGCGTACTGGGCGAACGGGACGGTCCGACAAGTTTTGTGGCGGCTTCGGATCAGATGGCAATGGCTGTCATGGACGCCGTGGTATCGATGGGATTGTCGGTGCCGCGAGACATCTCGATCATCGGTTTTGACAATATCGGTATTGCCGCCAATCCCTTAATCAATTTGACCACCGTCTCGCAGCAAAAAAAGAAAATGGCGCAGCTTGCGTTAGAGATTTTGCTGAAGCAGCTTGGCAGCGATCATCGGGATAAGCAGCCTGTTCAAGTAACACTGGAGCCGGAACTGATCATAAGAGGAACGACGGGGCCTTGCTTAAAGGCCAATGTGTAG
- a CDS encoding SDR family NAD(P)-dependent oxidoreductase: MKLNQLFDLAGKTAVVTGASQGIGSDMAKLLANAGAKVALVARNETKLEALAEEIRAAEGMALSIGCDVLSVDELPAVMRKVNETFGSVDILVNNAGTNIAKPAEEVTEADWDAVLDLNLKSAFFCSQAAARFMKENGRGKIINISSQMAFVGYYKRSAYCSSKGGLLQLTRALAIEWAACGINVNAIAPTFIETPLTERMLDDPEFKEDVLRRIPLGRLAKPEDLFGALLYLSSRASDMVTGQTIVVDGGWTVW, encoded by the coding sequence ATGAAGTTGAACCAATTATTTGATTTGGCCGGGAAAACCGCCGTTGTGACGGGGGCCAGTCAAGGCATAGGAAGCGACATGGCCAAGCTCCTTGCAAACGCCGGGGCCAAGGTGGCCCTGGTGGCCAGAAACGAAACAAAATTGGAGGCGCTGGCGGAAGAAATTCGGGCGGCCGAAGGGATGGCGCTGAGTATAGGCTGCGACGTTTTATCGGTCGATGAGCTGCCGGCCGTGATGCGCAAGGTTAACGAAACTTTCGGCAGTGTGGATATTCTCGTGAACAATGCGGGCACGAACATTGCCAAACCTGCCGAAGAGGTTACGGAAGCCGATTGGGATGCGGTGCTCGATTTAAATTTAAAAAGCGCTTTTTTCTGCAGTCAAGCCGCCGCCCGATTTATGAAGGAGAACGGGCGCGGCAAAATCATCAATATATCGTCTCAGATGGCTTTTGTAGGCTATTATAAACGCAGTGCTTATTGCTCCAGCAAAGGCGGGCTGCTGCAGCTTACTAGGGCGCTGGCCATCGAATGGGCTGCCTGCGGCATCAATGTGAACGCGATTGCACCCACGTTCATCGAAACTCCGTTAACGGAGCGGATGTTGGACGATCCCGAATTCAAAGAAGACGTGCTGAGGCGTATTCCGCTGGGGCGCTTGGCGAAACCGGAGGATTTGTTCGGGGCGCTTCTTTATTTGAGCTCCCGGGCATCGGACATGGTGACCGGGCAAACGATCGTCGTGGACGGCGGATGGACGGTATGGTAA